A part of Aegilops tauschii subsp. strangulata cultivar AL8/78 chromosome 2, Aet v6.0, whole genome shotgun sequence genomic DNA contains:
- the LOC109774556 gene encoding pollen-specific protein C13-like, whose amino-acid sequence MASLRILSVIAVVAIFALAGTAVANDLPDYIVQGRVYCDTCRAGFETNVTEYIKGAKVRLECKRFGTEKVERSIDGVTDETGTYKIELKDSHPEDICEMVLVQSPLPNCNEIQELRDRAEIVLSRNVGISDNIRMANPLGYLKDKPLPVCPDLLKTFNLTTDDDH is encoded by the exons ATGGCCTCGCTCCGTATCCTTTCAGTGATCGCTGTGGTCGCCATCTTTGCCCTCGCCGGCACCGCCGTCGCCAATGACCTCCCCGACTACATTGTTCAGGGACGGGTCTACTGCGACACGTGCCGTGCCGGGTTCGAGACAAATGTGACCGAGTACATCAAGG GTGCCAAGGTGAGGCTGGAGTGCAAGCGCTTCGGCACTGAGAAAGTTGAGCGCTCGATCGACGGCGTAACCGACGAGACTGGCACTTACAAAATCGAGCTCAAGGACAGCCATCCGGAGGATATCTGCGAGATGGTTCTTGTCCAGAGCCCCCTCCCAAACTGCAACGAGATTCAGGAACTCAGGGACCGCGCCGAGATAGTCCTCAGCAGGAACGTTGGCATCAGCGACAACATCCGCATGGCCAACCCGCTCGGCTACCTCAAGGACAAGCCGCTGCCCGTCTGCCCTGACCTGCTCAAGACGTTCAACCTTACTACTGATGATGATCACTGA